Proteins encoded in a region of the Brevefilum fermentans genome:
- a CDS encoding bifunctional folylpolyglutamate synthase/dihydrofolate synthase, producing the protein MTDVDLKYEAALDFLYSFIDYSLKRNFRYSAEKFNLDRMNKLMHLLDNPQNDFQIIHIAGTKGKGSVSAMCASVLNAQGYKTGLYTSPHMVNFAERIQVNGDTISKAELVTIVETLKSVVAQVPEITTFELTTALAFVYFSKVNVDYAIVEVGLGGRLDATNVVLPIISVITSISYDHEKILGNTLSEIAREKGGIIKPNIPVVIAPQKMEALLRLKEIAQKKNASVIQVGRDYLYAADSHSLEGQTFLVWTPEEQPLVDTFIESAGRDIWSPMRLKIPLLGFHQIENAATAYATLRTLEKHGVEITQKAYRTGFASVQWPGRMEILDHRPTVVIDSAHNRYSALVLRKAMDDYFPGLPIVLVFGASEDKDIDGMFQELLPRVWKVIATQSTHPRSIDAQEIVQLAHRFGRPAQAIVPFEDAMIAALEEAGRESVVLVTGSIFIAAAARDTYSTLKRDIENNHL; encoded by the coding sequence ATGACGGATGTGGATCTAAAGTACGAGGCCGCGCTGGATTTTTTGTATAGTTTTATCGACTATAGCTTAAAACGAAATTTTCGTTATTCTGCTGAAAAATTCAACCTTGACCGCATGAACAAATTAATGCATTTGCTGGACAATCCGCAAAATGATTTTCAGATCATCCACATTGCTGGGACCAAGGGGAAGGGTTCGGTTTCCGCTATGTGTGCCAGCGTTCTCAACGCGCAGGGATATAAAACCGGGTTATACACCTCGCCCCACATGGTGAATTTTGCTGAACGTATCCAGGTCAATGGGGATACCATCTCAAAAGCTGAACTGGTTACGATTGTCGAGACCTTGAAATCGGTCGTGGCACAGGTTCCTGAAATAACCACTTTTGAGTTAACAACCGCATTAGCCTTCGTTTACTTTTCGAAAGTGAACGTCGATTATGCCATTGTTGAGGTTGGGCTGGGTGGTCGGTTGGACGCGACAAACGTTGTTTTACCAATAATTTCTGTAATCACCTCCATCTCTTACGATCATGAAAAGATTTTAGGGAATACGCTCTCTGAAATTGCCCGGGAAAAGGGCGGCATCATCAAACCAAATATTCCAGTGGTGATTGCACCCCAGAAAATGGAGGCGCTTCTCAGGTTAAAGGAGATTGCACAGAAAAAAAATGCCTCCGTCATTCAAGTGGGCAGAGACTATCTTTACGCAGCAGACTCGCACAGCCTGGAAGGACAAACCTTTTTGGTGTGGACGCCTGAGGAACAGCCACTGGTAGACACGTTTATCGAGTCAGCAGGGCGTGACATTTGGAGTCCCATGCGCTTAAAAATCCCATTACTGGGATTTCACCAGATTGAAAATGCCGCTACTGCATACGCAACCCTGAGAACCTTGGAAAAACATGGTGTTGAAATTACCCAAAAGGCATATCGCACTGGCTTTGCTTCCGTTCAATGGCCGGGGCGAATGGAAATCCTTGACCATCGCCCAACCGTGGTGATTGATTCAGCGCATAACCGTTATTCAGCGCTGGTTTTAAGGAAAGCCATGGATGACTATTTTCCGGGTTTGCCAATCGTGCTGGTTTTTGGCGCTTCAGAAGATAAGGATATTGACGGGATGTTCCAGGAACTGCTTCCAAGAGTGTGGAAGGTGATCGCTACCCAGTCCACGCATCCACGCTCTATTGATGCACAGGAAATTGTCCAGCTTGCCCACCGTTTTGGTCGACCCGCACAAGCCATCGTCCCCTTCGAAGATGCAATGATCGCAGCATTGGAAGAAGCCGGGCGGGAATCAGTTGTATTGGTGACAGGCAGCATATTTATCGCCGCGGCTGCCAGAGATACTTATTCAACTTTGAAACGTGATATTGAAAACAATCACTTGTAA
- the mreB gene encoding rod shape-determining protein, with protein MASLSHELGIDLGTLNTRIVEGKDILLQEPTIVAILLDELKLVEIGKSALNMMGRVPENIEVIRPMRFGVIAEYEITENFLREMVRMVTGRMLLFRPKLMITVPFGITSVERRAVYEAGLGAGSRDVYLIQQPLAGAIGIDLPIGAPTGNMIICLGGGTSQAAVLAMHSLVSAETSRVAGLELDEAIISFVRRKFGLIIGQPTAEQLKIQIGAALPKDNPQSMQIQGQDQVSGLPRPATITTDDIVEALQTPLENIAGTIRRVLEKTPPELISDIIDRGVALCGGTALLAGIDRYLTASLGIPAYLVDNPTTCVAEGASRAFSMIDVLSRSLPSKT; from the coding sequence GTGGCAAGTCTCTCTCATGAATTAGGTATTGATTTAGGCACTTTGAACACCCGTATTGTCGAAGGCAAAGACATCCTCCTCCAGGAGCCCACTATAGTCGCCATTCTTCTGGATGAACTCAAACTGGTTGAGATTGGAAAATCAGCGCTTAATATGATGGGCAGGGTACCTGAAAACATTGAGGTCATCCGGCCGATGCGCTTTGGTGTCATCGCTGAATACGAGATTACAGAAAATTTTCTACGCGAAATGGTGCGTATGGTGACCGGGCGCATGCTTTTATTTCGCCCCAAACTGATGATCACCGTGCCCTTTGGCATCACCAGTGTGGAGCGGCGCGCCGTCTACGAAGCCGGTCTTGGCGCGGGCAGCCGTGATGTGTATCTGATCCAGCAGCCATTGGCTGGCGCTATTGGCATTGATCTACCCATTGGTGCACCCACCGGCAACATGATCATTTGCCTTGGTGGGGGAACTTCACAGGCAGCAGTGCTTGCCATGCACAGCCTGGTCTCTGCTGAAACATCCCGTGTAGCTGGGCTTGAATTGGATGAAGCCATCATCAGCTTTGTGCGCCGTAAATTTGGCTTGATCATTGGACAGCCCACCGCGGAACAACTCAAAATTCAAATCGGTGCTGCACTTCCTAAAGACAACCCGCAATCCATGCAAATCCAAGGGCAGGATCAGGTTTCAGGTTTACCCAGACCTGCCACAATTACGACAGATGATATCGTAGAAGCCTTACAAACACCGCTTGAAAACATCGCCGGGACCATTCGCCGGGTGTTAGAGAAAACTCCCCCTGAATTGATTTCCGATATCATCGATCGTGGTGTGGCTTTGTGCGGTGGTACTGCTCTTTTAGCCGGCATCGATCGTTACCTGACTGCATCCCTGGGCATTCCTGCTTATCTTGTTGATAATCCCACCACCTGTGTTGCTGAAGGCGCATCAAGAGCTTTTTCAATGATCGATGTCCTCTCTCGCAGCCTACCATCCAAGACATAA
- a CDS encoding DUF6585 family protein, producing MTQTNLKHPSNADPRRDQLGNILENHPVQNQGLRRWLTVFLGGLTVLASIGFIVLLGINTWDRINIHGRAVLLNVIFYPAILYAGMLIAGVLAISLAVLFWQDGVTLYEKGMVQIKAKRTRSWLYADTTRFDSHISRISFGGSTVSLRVKIILENADRQRLVIRNRYRKILEMIENLRGKILPELIRKCQDRLLMGEKLYFHKHLQVDQNRIFIKMVEFPNNKINLSLQNQFLTLREKDNPKKVLLKLHCHRVRNFDVLIDLLDTLPGEGDLSSFR from the coding sequence ATGACCCAGACAAACCTCAAACACCCCTCAAATGCTGATCCTCGTCGAGATCAGTTGGGGAATATATTGGAGAACCACCCGGTTCAAAACCAGGGTTTGAGGCGCTGGCTGACCGTGTTCCTGGGTGGACTGACCGTCTTGGCTTCAATCGGCTTCATTGTTTTACTTGGCATCAACACCTGGGACAGAATCAATATCCATGGCAGGGCAGTTCTTTTAAACGTCATTTTTTATCCGGCAATCCTGTATGCAGGCATGTTGATTGCTGGTGTTCTGGCGATCAGCCTGGCGGTCCTTTTTTGGCAGGATGGCGTTACTCTTTATGAAAAAGGAATGGTGCAAATAAAAGCGAAGCGCACACGTTCCTGGCTTTATGCGGATACCACCCGGTTTGACAGTCACATCTCGCGAATCTCCTTTGGCGGCTCAACGGTCAGTCTGCGCGTGAAGATCATCCTGGAAAATGCCGACCGTCAGCGGTTGGTGATTCGCAACCGGTATAGAAAAATCCTCGAAATGATCGAAAATCTTCGCGGTAAAATTTTGCCAGAATTGATTAGAAAATGCCAAGATCGCCTGCTGATGGGTGAAAAGCTGTATTTTCACAAACACCTGCAGGTAGATCAAAACAGAATATTTATTAAAATGGTTGAATTTCCAAACAATAAAATAAATCTGTCACTGCAAAACCAGTTTCTCACGCTGCGCGAGAAAGACAATCCCAAAAAAGTTTTATTAAAATTACATTGTCACCGGGTGCGAAATTTCGATGTACTGATTGACCTTTTAGACACCCTCCCTGGAGAAGGCGATCTTTCTTCTTTTAGATAA
- the lon gene encoding endopeptidase La, protein MNNDDWYHNDDEHDDLMGNIHQRTEELYRILSWELDEDGFFTCPAIVLEDVVVFPHMISPVFLSDEASTLAIEAAQEENRTVIALYFDDDAPEDSRERFLSIGMDIAVGRILTLLGGEHSALVQGRRRVEIAEIVQIEPYYIVKVRPVNDSYRITRHLTAMMRTSRNLFERCVSLNENLPEEAHLFSINISDPGWLADMIATSLPLTIETRKHLLRLIHPADRLKAVNQILAEELEVLELEDEIQAQVKTEVDRSHREYYLREQMKAIQMELGEDDLWSQEIRGLAEKIQALNLPEAVSAQATRELQRLQQLPPLAPEVGIIRTYLDWIVELPWTETTEDNLDVLHVSRVLEKNHYGLKMAKDRILEYIAVRSLKPKRLHQPILCFVGPPGTGKTSLGKSIASALGRNFVRLSLGGVRDEAEIRGHRRTYIGAMPGRIIQTMRRSGTLNPLFMLDEIDKLGTDFRGDPSSALLEVLDPEQNDAFSDHYLEVDYDLSNVIFITTANTLGTIPPALLDRLEVIEFSGYIEDEKIKIAKRFLIPRQLEETGIDEEGVQFSEQALMKIIREYTFEAGVRNLEREVGRVLRKIARLKTEKKRFPKKITASAIRRFLGPQQFFETEAEGDDEAGVATALAWTENGGEIMPVEVLILDGKGNLQITGQIGEVMQESAQAALSYLKSRAEYLNIDGEIFENIDVHLHVPEGAIPKDGPSAGITIATALISAFTGRPSNHMVAMTGEITLRGRVLPVGGIREKVLAAHRVGLKKVIIPEKNAKDLEDIPKPVLKDVEIIPVKHMDEVLPIALHEATPNLKTTRRKNSG, encoded by the coding sequence ATGAACAATGACGATTGGTACCACAACGATGACGAACACGACGATCTGATGGGTAATATCCATCAGAGGACAGAAGAGTTGTACCGCATTTTAAGCTGGGAATTGGACGAGGATGGCTTTTTCACTTGTCCGGCTATTGTGCTGGAGGATGTCGTGGTGTTCCCTCATATGATCTCACCGGTATTTCTCAGTGACGAGGCATCGACATTGGCAATTGAAGCTGCCCAGGAGGAAAACAGGACGGTTATCGCGTTATACTTCGATGACGATGCTCCTGAAGATAGCCGTGAACGATTTTTGTCGATTGGGATGGATATTGCAGTTGGGCGCATCCTCACTTTACTGGGTGGTGAGCATTCTGCGTTGGTGCAAGGGCGCCGACGAGTTGAAATTGCAGAAATTGTGCAAATAGAACCTTATTACATTGTGAAAGTGCGTCCGGTTAATGATAGTTACCGCATTACCCGTCATTTGACTGCTATGATGAGGACTTCACGAAATTTATTTGAGCGCTGTGTTTCGCTAAATGAAAACCTCCCTGAAGAAGCGCACCTTTTTTCAATCAATATCAGTGATCCGGGTTGGCTGGCGGATATGATTGCTACCTCACTGCCGCTAACGATTGAGACACGCAAACACCTGTTAAGGCTCATCCATCCTGCTGACAGATTAAAGGCCGTAAACCAAATTTTGGCTGAAGAATTGGAAGTATTGGAACTCGAGGATGAGATTCAAGCCCAGGTTAAAACGGAAGTTGATCGATCGCATCGGGAATATTATCTGCGTGAACAAATGAAAGCGATCCAGATGGAACTGGGGGAAGACGATCTCTGGAGTCAGGAAATCCGTGGACTGGCAGAAAAGATCCAAGCATTGAACCTTCCCGAAGCAGTTTCTGCACAGGCTACACGGGAATTACAGCGGTTGCAGCAATTACCGCCGTTAGCTCCCGAAGTGGGCATTATTCGCACTTACCTGGATTGGATTGTGGAGCTTCCATGGACTGAAACCACTGAGGACAACCTGGACGTTTTGCATGTATCACGCGTGCTGGAAAAAAACCATTACGGCTTAAAAATGGCCAAAGACCGCATCCTGGAATACATAGCCGTTCGCAGCTTGAAACCCAAGCGCTTGCACCAGCCGATTCTCTGTTTTGTGGGGCCGCCCGGTACGGGAAAAACTTCTTTGGGTAAGTCCATTGCCAGTGCACTGGGGCGCAATTTTGTCAGGTTGTCCCTGGGTGGAGTGCGGGATGAAGCCGAGATTAGGGGGCATCGCCGAACCTATATCGGTGCGATGCCGGGCAGAATCATTCAGACGATGCGCCGCTCCGGGACACTGAACCCACTGTTTATGCTGGATGAAATTGACAAATTAGGCACGGATTTTAGGGGAGACCCATCTTCCGCACTCTTGGAGGTGTTGGATCCAGAACAAAATGATGCCTTTTCCGATCACTACCTGGAGGTCGATTATGACCTTTCGAACGTCATTTTTATTACTACTGCCAACACGCTGGGTACGATCCCTCCTGCGTTATTAGATCGGTTGGAAGTGATTGAATTTTCAGGGTATATCGAAGATGAAAAAATTAAGATTGCCAAACGCTTTCTGATTCCAAGGCAACTTGAAGAGACCGGGATTGACGAAGAGGGTGTTCAGTTTTCTGAACAGGCTTTAATGAAGATCATCCGTGAATACACCTTTGAAGCGGGCGTTCGCAATCTCGAACGTGAAGTTGGACGTGTTTTACGAAAAATTGCCCGCTTGAAGACTGAAAAAAAGCGATTTCCAAAGAAGATAACAGCATCAGCGATCCGGCGTTTTTTAGGACCGCAGCAATTCTTTGAGACCGAAGCTGAAGGCGACGATGAAGCGGGCGTAGCGACCGCCTTGGCGTGGACGGAAAATGGCGGAGAAATAATGCCGGTTGAGGTTCTAATCCTTGATGGCAAGGGTAATTTGCAAATTACCGGTCAAATTGGGGAAGTGATGCAAGAATCAGCACAGGCGGCGCTTTCATACCTCAAATCCAGGGCTGAATACCTGAATATTGACGGAGAAATATTTGAAAACATTGACGTTCACCTGCATGTTCCCGAGGGCGCCATTCCTAAAGATGGACCCAGCGCAGGGATTACGATTGCTACGGCACTGATCTCAGCCTTCACCGGCAGGCCCAGTAATCATATGGTGGCGATGACAGGCGAGATCACCTTGCGCGGTCGGGTCCTCCCTGTTGGCGGGATCAGGGAAAAAGTGTTGGCTGCACATCGAGTTGGATTGAAAAAAGTGATTATCCCTGAAAAGAATGCCAAAGACCTGGAGGATATTCCCAAACCGGTTTTGAAAGATGTGGAAATTATCCCGGTTAAGCATATGGATGAAGTTCTGCCAATTGCATTGCATGAAGCAACGCCCAATCTAAAAACGACTCGGCGGAAAAATTCGGGTTAA